A stretch of Miscanthus floridulus cultivar M001 chromosome 13, ASM1932011v1, whole genome shotgun sequence DNA encodes these proteins:
- the LOC136501262 gene encoding BTB/POZ and MATH domain-containing protein 1-like → MWRVSFFLCGEHESGQAEYLNLSIRFKLVSDSGGVYAMFETFLLHMNGQPRHVAAGTSSIRPFLSGLHLFQTDYPECGCQHNILRTDLEREYVTDGYLTFLCVVMVVCDRSIHVPASDIGKHFGSLLDSSDGTDVSFVIGTVTFHAHRAVLAARSPVFKAELLGPMAESTMSSITLHDIAPTTFRAMLRFVYTDAFPGGDELGDSPSEMVQHLLAAADRFALDRLKLMCAQKLWEGVSVDTVAGILTCAEMYSCLELKNKCIDFFASEENFKKAVLTRGYVQLVQEFPSIIDELRQRIGL, encoded by the coding sequence ATGTGGCGGGTTAGCTTCTTTCTGTGTGGGGAACATGAGTCTGGCCAGGCTGAGTACCTCAATCTCAGTATCCGCTTTAAGCTGGTGAGTGATTCCGGAGGCGTCTATGCCATGTTTGAGACATTCTTACTGCACATGAATGGGCAGCCACGTCATGTGGCTGCAGGAACATCTTCCATTCGTCCGTTCCTAAGTGGCCTTCATCTGTTCCAAACTGACTATCCTGAATGTGGCTGTCAGCACAACATTTTACGGACTGATCTGGAGAGAGAGTACGTGACAGATGGATATTTAACCTTTTTATGTGTCGTCATGGTTGTTTGTGACAGATCTATTCATGTGCCGGCTTCAGACATTGGAAAACATTTTGGCTCACTGTTGGATAGCTCAGACGGGACAGATGTCTCGTTCGTCATTGGAACTGTGACATTCCATGCACACCGAGCGGTGCTTGCTGCCCGTTCGCCGGTTTTCAAAGCCGAGCTCCTTGGTCCTATGGCTGAGTCTACAATGTCCTCCATCACCCTACACGACATTGCCCCTACAACATTCAGAGCCATGCTTCGGTTTGTTTACACAGATGCCTTCCCAGGAGGTGATGAGCTTGGGGACTCTCCTTCTGAGATGGTGCAGCATCTGCTAGCTGCGGCTGACCGGTTCGCATTGGACCGGCTTAAGCTTATGTGTGCACAGAAATTGTGGGAAGGGGTGTCTGTCGATACGGTTGCTGGGATCTTAACTTGTGCTGAAATGTACAGCTGCCTAGAGTTGAAGAACAAGTGCATTGACTTCTTTGCATCTGAGGAGAATTTCAAGAAGGCTGTGTTGACCAGGGGTTATGTGCAGTTGGTTCAGGAGTTCCCTTCAATTATTGATGAGTTACGACAGAGGATTGGGTTATGA